In Nicotiana tabacum cultivar K326 chromosome 11, ASM71507v2, whole genome shotgun sequence, a single window of DNA contains:
- the LOC107790952 gene encoding uncharacterized protein LOC107790952, whose amino-acid sequence MVELKNLRSNTLTLVLVNLASIMEKADESLLPGVYNEVGKDLHTDPTGLGSLTLFRSLVQCLCYPLAAYLAARYNRAHVIAIGAFLWSAATFLCAISSTFTQIAISRGLNGIGLAIVVPAIQSLVADSTNESNRGTAFGWLQLTANFGSTLGGAISVLLAETSFIGIPGWRISFHLVGTISVAVGILVSLFAIDPRFLDNDGNAKDQPPQRPFQEEVRELLKEAKAVMKVPSFQLLIAQGISGSFPWSSLSFAPMWLELIGFSHKTTALLWTLFNVASSLGGLFGGIMGDVLAKRFPNSGRIILAQISSGSAVPLAAILLLLLPYDPSTAVMHGFVMLVMGLMISWNAPATNNPIFAEIVPERSRTSIYALDRSFENIISSFAPPLVGILAQQVFGFKPIPKGSTGSEEIATDRQNAASLAKALYTAIGIPIALCCFFYSFLYCTYPRDRDRATLQQTEEMDNSPPEERQALLENEHRLLSVS is encoded by the exons ATGGTGGAGCTAAAGAACCTCCGATCAAACACATTAACACTTGTACTTGTAAATCTTGCTAGTATAATGGAGAAAGCTGATGAATCTTTATTACCTGGAGTTTACAacgaagttggcaaagatttacaTACTGACCCAACTGGTCTTGGTTCTTTAACTCTTTTCAGATCATTAGTTCAGTGTCTTTGTTATCCTTTAGCTGCATATCTTGCTGCTCGTTATAACAGAGCTCATGTTATTGCTATTGGTGCTTTTCTTTGGTCTGCTGCTACTTTCCTTTGTGCTATCTCCTCTACTTTTACTCAG ATAGCAATTTCTAGAGGATTGAATGGAATAGGACTTGCCATAGTCGTGCCAGCGATCCAATCTCTAGTTGCTGACTCAACCAATGAAAGTAACCGCGGTACAGCTTTCGGATGGCTACAACTAACTGCAAATTTTGGCTCCACTCTTGGAGGAGCAATATCTGTGCTGTTAGCCGAAACATCATTCATAGGGATCCCCGGCTGGAGAATCTCGTTCCATCTGGTTGGTACGATAAGTGTTGCTGTTGGTATTTTGGTCAGTCTCTTTGCCATCGATCCCCGCTTTCTTGACAATGATGGCAATGCAAAAGATCAACCTCCACAGCGACCGTTTCAAGAAGAAGTGAGAGAACTGCTAAAAGAAGCAAAAGCAGTTATGAAAGTTCCGTCGTTCCAATTACTTATTGCCCAAGGGATTTCTGGATCATTCCCCTGGTCGTCACTGTCATTCGCCCCTATGTGGTTAGAGCTTATTGGCTTCTCTCACAAGACAACAGCCCTCCTCTGGACTTTGTTTAATGTTGCTAGCTCGCTTGGTGGATTGTTTGGAGGAATAATGGGGGATGTCCTAGCCAAGCGCTTTCCTAATTCTGGTAGAATTATTTTAGCTCAGATAAGCTCTGGCTCTGCAGTTCCTTTAGCTGCAATTTTACTGCTGCTATTGCCTTATGATCCTTCAACAGCTGTGATGCATGGCTTCGTCATGCTCGTCATGGGATTAATGATATCGTGGAATGCTCCAGCAACTAACAA TCCGATATTTGCAGAAATAGTTCCTGAGAGATCTCGAACAAGCATTTATGCTCTGGATCGTTCGTTTGAGAACATAATATCATCATTCGCTCCTCCATTAGTTGGCATTTTAGCTCAACAAGTTTTTGGTTTTAAACCAATTCCAAAGGGATCAACAGGCTCAGAGGAAATTGCAACAGATAGACAGAATGCTGCCTCACTTGCCAAGGCACTCTACACTGCAATAGGCATTCCAATTGCACTTTGTTGCTTCTTCTATTCCTTCCTCTATTGCACATATCCGCGAGACAGAGATCGTGCCACGTTGCAACAGACTGAGGAAATGGACAATTCTCCACCTGAAGAACGACAAGCCTTACTAGAGAACGAGCATAGACTTCTTTCAGTTAGTTGA